A portion of the Plodia interpunctella isolate USDA-ARS_2022_Savannah chromosome 4, ilPloInte3.2, whole genome shotgun sequence genome contains these proteins:
- the LOC128669194 gene encoding mucin-2-like isoform X2, translating to MRTVWWCATAVALLAVTSALRTTQVEGASRYNRRQPSPTAADVRSSTEAEPSEAAPTFKPRSSRRQEIPQRAVQTRSQSKRPLQRIDASTEANPSQPRDERNERYDSKRISSRTRSKNIENITTETPKQREPINRSRSRQGIRKTQYSTLQRSTEISSSITDDKSDTVDRIITARKENNADNQFRRRSSSVQTVEAVAPKKLRGRINTRPNARSLDLDVSGTTNGLSSFEKEPTTARNSDLRNSRKLRYKQRLSETDTNLTGEGITASSVVAPVKSSQKNESIPSQSEIQAPVQIVFAETQPTIQSSTETLSSTPASTTTKATKVLKRPLARGKVNFKPSATAPKVPSTDEISEDDNYPESFKALIQAKNASTQASSPSSESLTLKASQKIYKTHATLSQSNTGTSQNKNSRLRHKLNTQDEIKKDEKQEDKIVVTSPEPVKAKKPEFRPRGTYNPRRRKLTSFSPTTVSTNSLDQSTAKPAYKYNRKFKLTTTESPKKETMERSSVESSTSLKKTFVRPTVYYRKSFNRKSSTTERSSEEKSTNSEVSNLKPKIVPRTSYYSRFRNNKNKTSSVEASKEVINDTISVESKTEDNAEMPLIYTLLNNSAKNNTLVSENQIKDNESKEMFIIAVTSKESQEQNIVSETVNAIEENGHKLVISENPTTVKYHAIYKDPDSINRLENVEPTSGSTTPIVRNLQTGRTTRKRTKSYEKDIDIPNTVTPKTREKNIRKYGDSYLKPSEELSSVISSEPDKVKGRFSSKFRASYLDKPFYKPTVPSVTSTTTVEGEEIDLGPDVNAISFTKTRSKLTSADLKLSESLVKPSHIMNVEATHHSPSVTVSIFDALAEILTSTPKPRLSSTTEVSQNQNTNNDVVKPFNGVSNSINVNSVKGFASQDTTSAGANTNAKLVQNTDQTQNVINRLSVGESTQPLNTEDGKFNPVNTLPSTPLSTPTPTTPISARRPFAIKVLYSEQSTDQSTTAPEPTPVNMASTDLPTTVHNTVSDILISSNNIVSSELTSMLSNNIKNIIENMDSDSKTKLSMDMAKLLKTLIPRALDKLATGADNVDIIPNTTPYSLEDIKDTQNIDITNNIDINTSSTNIVQNVMSDIIVNTDSSIGMTVSLTENPTSAVNSPVNTQQTTSTVSVSSSQTTLTTDIMTATTGTTAEFKPSTTNQISSTTSSALQGTDSVDINSSTIANRPVPIPFLSNFRLWEETTTTPVIPISTLSLPSINNNRPKQNLSPLQIWVLSKKARVLKMIEDLIRQHNNEIATATPVTDLIQTNNIPLSNRLTKIMNSFTSTTESNDSTNETNDPTSSTTIPSSVNPLTISKTPNMASSSTNSGVDQETISTTTLPLATTSETSVLSQIGAIETTTMATILNNIESTTITSTTDEILQTTDKILNRNIDDAQPTTQQENTETTTDSMVTETTTQTNIDTTMLDIETTTDSNTESSNKSSTNETNQNIISSIQNRVSDTTIPKKDYFIFGILPNNTVVRKNPNDDVLESLTEASPYIIYGVLPNNTVIRRFPNGTRVPRVMQKIDILPISPWSLRNPYSPIHNNPAIVRPESNPIRVSTNTVTSTDTSNNGTDRLTTDNISSSALNIKDSSSLGITTATNKSPAEKSTASHVLSLRTTTMLPSVDEILLNSISTAAKEEMVISSMTSSTHEPRILTLDIDPETKQIRTEKPSDGTGSAVFKFIPIDEVTLAPQNSNVLKLATKTVTTDISMNTASTVTETNTQTPQVQTSKAEDATTSISITMGTPIITEVTESSTSATTITTTTFAPAITTTEAPTSVFASTTRVPTTSTTESAPITLTTEAATNMPTTVSSTFPPTTIPISTITAEEKKRYQEDTQFLQQLLLGTTDPKNFNIQSNSNLFTDLTTTALPSTTVVSLSARQIEEAKLLQALLSAGQNPIVTNTQRNVKGTVSKTTTSRSIDADLKQLEEDTKFLKALLQATGQNPANFNLPTFDIKTTTRAAVPSTTTTTTTTRPTTTTTVPTTTLGTTTSIDADIKKLKEDTKLLQALLQAVGQNPINNPSPPIITGVTSNVRIASNPLTTSLGSNPTTPINVRPVYTSQSTTQAPPQTLVPRTVLNTLQPTTTEAVRISTTINPRRPTTTRSVRPTTVSARKAQVSGGASTTEMPSTSTFSVEEDLVFLKNLKSVLKANPNNDDPEAALANRIIALAVERSLNEIQTGTSPDVRTGKKIANNVNNVIPTTTPRTTTARTTSTTTTTTTTTTTPSTTTVIASNPSLEADIKQFQEDTKLLQALIKATGQDPSQFNIPTLPPLTNVKVSPNIKPEINTDLKVLSNLLTSPSPLTEQFDSITQKPKRGQTKYNDTTDLPFGAKIAVKDDLQTVQDDAKLLKTLVKLQDVRPTTTQRNKLALTGHTSDEALKKLLQQQSPKSGMVSEATQPPMSLSTEYGKSNDALLAALLKEQGFGPTTASSSDEQIRLSALLNQVVVTPKARRTTTPPPPPPPRRPILDGLAWLWQQWRETAPGPTAARPNRRPSPSASPSVATSAATSNRVNWFGSGPFVGNAEDKPSPNRIPLEPPGAVTSEQTPGRGQLVSAAINVTRAFSQFLGAAIQGAAQTVQSVIRAGQRAASDVYVNGSGGSG from the exons GTGGAAGGCGCATCCAGATATAACAGACGGCAGCCATCGCCGACGGCTGCTGATGTAAGAAGCTCTACAGAAGCAGAACCATCTGAAGCTGCGCCCACTTTCAAACCCAGGAGTAGTAGAAGACAAGAAATACCTCAACGAGCCGTGCAAACAAGGTCTCAATCAAAAAGGCCACTGCAAAGGATAGATGCTTCGACTGAAGCAAATCCAAGCCAACCAAGAGACGAACGTAACGAACGATATGACTCCAAAAGGATTTCTAGTCGAACTCGAAGTAAAAACATCGAAAATATTACTACCGAGACACCTAAACAAAGAGAACCCATTAATCGAAGCAGATCGCGACAAGGAATTCGAAAAACACAATATTCTACACTTCAAAGATCTACAGAAATATCCTCTTCAATTACAGATGATAAATCCGATACGGTTGACAGAATAATCACAGCTAGAAAGGAAAATAATGCTGACAATCAGTTTAGGAGAAGAAGTTCATCAGTTCAAACTGTAGAGGCCGTAGCACCGAAAAAGTTACGAGGTCGTATAAATACGCGACCCAATGCCAGGTCACTTGATCTTGATGTTTCTGGCACAACTAATGGTTTGTCAAGCTTCGAAAAAGAACCCACCACTGCCAGAAATTCAGACTTAAGAAATTCAAGGAAACTGCGTTACAAACAAAGGTTATCGGAAACTGACACCAATTTAACAGGCGAAGGAATCACAGCTTCTAGTGTAGTCGCTCCAGTCAAGTCTAGTCAGAAAAATGAAAGTATTCCTAGTCAATCCGAAATTCAGGCTCCTGTTCAGATTGTATTTGCCGAAACTCAACCAACAATTCAGTCAAGTACGGAAACATTATCTAGTACTCCGGCTAGTACCACGACAAAAGCAACAAAAGTGTTAAAACGACCATTAGCGAGAGGGAAAGTGAATTTTAAACCATCGGCAACTGCACCTAAGGTTCCTTCTACGGACGAAATAAGTGAAGACGACAATTATCCAGAAAGTTTTAAAGCTTTGATTCAGGCAAAAAATGCATCG ACACAAGCGAGCTCTCCAAGCAGTGAGAGTTTGACATTGAAAGCATcacaaaaaatttacaaaacacaTGCAACTTTGTCACAAAGTAACACTGGAACCAGTCAAAACAAAAACTCAAGG TTGCGCCACAAACTAAATACacaagatgaaataaaaaaagatgaaAAGCAGGAAGATAAAATAGTCGTTACTAGTCCCGAACCTGTAAAGGCAAAAAAGCCTGAATTTCGCCCGCGTGGTACTTATAACCCGAGAAGAAGAAAATTGACATCATTCTCTCCAACTACAGTGTCAACGAATTCATTGGACCAAAGTACAGCTAAACcagcatataaatataatagaaaatttaaactgaCCACAACTGAGTCTCCGAAGAAGGAAACCATGGAAAGATCTAGTGTTGAATCTAGCACATCGTTAAAAAAGACTTTTGTAAGGCCAACAGTGTACTATcgaaaaagttttaatagGAAAAGCTCTACCACAGAACGTTCGTCTGAGGAAAAATCCACTAACTCAGAAGTCTCAAATTTAAAACCCAAAATAGTACCAAGAACGTCATATTATTCacgttttagaaataataaaaacaaaacatcatCTGTTGAAGCTTCAAAAGAAGTtatcaatgatactatatccGTAGAATCGAAAACAGAAGACAATGCTGAGATGCCACTAATTTATACACTGTTAAATAATTCCGCGAAAAATAATACTCTTGTATCAGAAAACCAAATAAAGGATAATGAAAGCAaggaaatgtttattattgcaGTGACTAGTAAAGAATCTCAAGAGCAAAACATTGTAAGTGAGACTGTAAATGCCATCGAGGAAAATGGACATAAACTTGTGATTAGTGAAAACCCTACAACAGTCAAGTATCACGCAATTTACAAAGATCCAGACTCTATAAACCGTTTAGAAAACGTAGAACCTACATCTGGGAGTACAACGCCTATTGTCAGAAATCTTCAAACAGGAAGAACAACGCGTAAACGTACTAAATCATATGAAAAGGATATAGATATTCCGAACACAGTTACTCCAAAGAcgcgtgaaaaaaatattagaaaatatggCGACTCCTATTTAAAACCGTCAGAAGAACTATCCAGTGTT ATATCATCTGAGCCTGATAAAGTGAAAGGCAGATTTAGCTCCAAATTTAGAGCTTCTTATTTAGATAAACCATTTTATAAGCCTACAGTTCCATCTGTAACATCAACTACAACT GTAGAGGGAGAAGAAATTGACTTAGGGCCAGACGTGAATGCTATCTCTTTCACTAAGACACGGAGTAAACTTACCTCAGCGGACTTGAAACTTTCAGAGAGTCTTGTCAAACCATCACATATTATGAACGTTGAGGCTACACATCACTCACCGTCAGTTACAGTATCAATATTTGATGCTTTAGCTGAGATTCTTACTTCTACACCCAAACCACGATTATCCTCAACAACAGAAGTATCgcaaaatcaaaatactaataatgATGTAGTAAAACCATTCAACGGCGTGAGTAACAgtattaatgtaaatagtGTCAAAGGCTTTGCGAGTCAAGACACAACAAGTGCTGGTGCCAACACAAATGCTAAACTTGTACAGAACACTGACCAGACACAAAATGTGATTAATCGTTTGTCGGTTGGGGAAAGTACACAACCACTAAACACAGAAGATGGAAAATTTAATCCTGTGAATACATTACCATCTACTCCTTTATCTACTCCCACTCCCACTACTCCTATTTCTGCCAGAAGACCATTTGCCATAAAGGTATTATACTCTGAACAATCTACAGACCAATCTACGACTGCACCTGAACCTACACCAGTTAACATGGCATCGACTGACCTTCCAACAACGGTACATAATACTGTGtctgatattttaatatccagTAATAATATAGTTTCCTCTGAACTAACTAGCATGTTGTcgaataacattaaaaatattatagaaaatatggACAGTGATAGTAAAACTAAACTATCAATGGACATGGCTAAGTTGTTAAAGACACTAATTCCTAGGGCATTAGATAAACTTGCGACCGGAGCTGACAATGTAGACATTATTCCAAATACTACTCCTTACAGTTTGGAAGATATTAAAGATActcaaaatatagatattacaaataatattgatataaatactaGTAGTACCAATATCGTCCAAAATGTAATGAGCGacattattgtaaatactGACAGCAGTATTGGAATGACAGTTAGTCTCACTGAAAATCCCACATCAGCTGTAAATAGCCCAGTAAATACACAACAAACCACTAGCACAGTATCTGTTTCTAGTAGTCAGACGACTTTAACTACTGACATAATGACAGCAACAACTGGTACAACAGCAGAGTTCAAACCAAGTACAACTAATCAAATCAGTAGTACGACATCGTCTGCACTACAAGGTACAGATTCGGTAGATATAAACAGTAGTACAATAGCTAACAGACCCGTACCTATCccatttttgtcaaatttccGTTTATGGGAAGAAACCACAACAACTCCTGTTATACCGATTTCTACTTTATCCCTACcctcaattaataataatcggCCAAAACAGAATCTATCTCCTCTTCAAATATGGGTATTGTCTAAAAAAGCTAGAGTTTTGAAGATGATAGAGGACTTAATCAGACAACACAACAACGAAATAGCGACAGCGACTCCTGTAACCGACTTGATTCAGACTAACAATATTCCACTCTCTAATCGATTgactaaaataatgaattcatTTACTTCAACAACTGAATCAAATGATTCGACAAATGAGACAAATGATCCCACGTCTTCCACAACTATTCCTTCTTCTGTTAATCCTTTGACGATTTCAAAAACACCCAATATGGCCTCTAGCAGTACAAATTCTGGAGTTGATCAAGAAACGATTTCAACAACGACATTACCCTTAGCGACTACAAGCGAAACTTCAGTTTTATCACAAATTGGTGCTATAGAAACTACAACCATggcaacaatattaaataatattgaaagtacCACTATTACTTCCACAACAGATGAGATATTACAAACCACagataagattttaaatagaaatattgatGATGCTCAGCCAACGACTCAACAAGAAAATACGGAAACTACTACAGATTCAATGGTCACAGAAACAACCACACAAACTAACATTGACACTACAATGCTTGATATCGAAACAACGACAGATTCAAATACCGAAAGTAGTAATAAATCTTCTACAAATGAAACTaatcaaaacataatttcaagCATTCAGAACAGGGTTAGTGATACAACAATCCCgaaaaaagattatttcatttttggaATTTTACCTAATAATACAGTGGTACGTAAAAATCCTAACGATGACGTGCTGGAATCATTAACAGAGGCAAGCCCTTACATCATTTACGGCGTACTACCCAATAACACAGTAATACGTAGATTCCCGAATGGGACTAGAGTGCCACGTGTAATGCAAAAAATTGACATACTACCAATCAGTCCATGGAGTTTGCGAAATCCATACAGCCCCATCCATAACAACCCGGCCATTGTACGGCCGGAGTCTAACCCCATCCGAGTATCCACTAATACAGTGACATCCACAGACACCTCAAATAACGGAACGGATCGTTTAACAACAGACAAT ATCTCTTCATCGGCACTTAATATAAAAGATAGCAGTTCATTGGGTATAACAACTGCCACAAATAAGTCGCCCGCTGAAAAAAGCACCGCCTCGCATGTATTAAGTTTACGCACAACAACAATGCTACCTTCCGTTGATGAGATTCTGCTTAATAGTATATCTACGGCCGCTAAAGAGGAAATGGTTATATCGTCAATGACAAGTTCTACTCATGAACCGAGAATATTAACACTGGATATTGATCCGGAg ACAAAACAAATACGAACTGAAAAACCTAGTGATGGTACTGGAAGTGcagtattcaaatttattccaATAGACGAAGTAACATTAGCTCCACAAAATTCAAATGTGTTGAAACTGGCTACCAAGACAGTAACAACCGATATATCAATGAATACTGCTTCAACTGTCACAGAGACAAATACACAAACTCCTCAAGTTCAAACTAGTAAGGCTGAAGATGCAACAACATCAATATCTATTACAATGGGAACTCCGATCATAACAGAAGTAACTGAAAGTTCCACGTCGGCAACAACTATAACAACAACTACATTTGCACCTGCAATTACAACAACAGAAGCACCCACATCAGTATTTGCGTCAACCACAAGAGTTCCTACAACAAGTACCACGGAATCAGCTCCAATCACTTTGACTACTGAGGCTGCAACAAATATGCCTACGACAGTAAGTTCAACATTTCCACCGACAACGATACCAATCTCAACAATCACAGCTGAAGAAAAGAAACGTTATCAAGAAGATACTCAATTTTTACAACAATTGTTATTAGGAACAACAGATCCCAAAAACTTTAACATACAAAGCAATTCAAACTTGTTCACTGACTTAACAACAACAGCGTTGCCATCGACTACAGTTGTATCTTTATCAGCCAGACAAATTGAAGAAGCAAAGTTGTTGCAAGCACTTCTTTCAGCTGGTCAAAATCCTATAGTCACAAATACACAGAGAAATGTTAAAGGTACGGTTAGTAAAACAACAACATCAAGGTCAATAGATGCCGATTTAAAGCAGCTGGAAGaagatacaaaatttttaaaagcgCTCCTTCAAGCAACAGGGCAAAATCCTGCCAACTTCAATTTGCCTACATTTGAcattaaaacaacaacaagagCAGCAGTACCTAGTACTACAACAACTACAACTACTACTAGACCAACAACTACTACAACTGTGCCTACAACAACATTAGGAACAACAACTTCAATAGATGCAGatattaaaaagttgaaaGAAGATACTAAACTACTGCAGGCTCTTTTACAAGCGGTTGGCCAAAATCCGATTAACAATCCCAGTCCTCCCATTATAACTGGAGTGACGTCAAATGTGAGAATAGCTTCAAATCCATTGACTACATCTTTAGGATCCAACCCAACGACGCCAATAAATGTGCGGCCTGTTTATACATCGCAAAGTACAACACAGGCTCCTCCACAAACTTTAGTTCCTAGAACCGTTTTAAATACGTTGCAGCCTACAACTACAGAAGCTGTTAGAATATCTACCACTATTAATCCTAGAAGACCAACTACGACCAGAAGCGTGCGTCCTACAACTGTGTCTGCTAGAAAAGCACAAGTCTCAGGTGGGGCATCTACTACTGAAATGCCAAGTACCTCAACATTCTCCGTTGAAGAGGATCTAGtgtttttaaagaatttg aaatctGTTCTAAAAGCAAATCCTAACAACGATGATCCAGAAGCAGCACTTGCTAATCGTATCATTGCTCTAGCTGTAGAAAGGAGCTTGAACGAAATACAAACTGGTACCAGTCCCGACGTCCGAACaggaaaaaaaatagctaATAATGTAAACAACGTAATTCCAACCACAACTCCACGAACAACTACAGCACGCACGACGTCGACTACTACAACCACGACAACAACAACTACTACACCAAGTACTACGACAGTTATAGCGAGTAACCCGTCATTAGAGGCAGACATAAAACAATTCCAAGAAGACACGAAACTACTACAAGCACTTATCAAAGCGACGGGCCAAGACCCATCTCAATTCAATATACCTACTCTACCACCACTTACCAATGTTAAAGTAAGTCCTAATATTAAACCAGAGATAAATACAGATTTGAAAGTACTTTCGAATTTGCTTACATCGCCATCGCCACTAACAGAACAATTTGACTCTATAACACAAAAACCTAAAAGAGGACAAACGAAATATAATGATACGACTGACCTGCCTTTTGGTGCAAAAATAGCTGTGAAAGATGACTTACAGACTGTACAAGATGACgcaaagttattaaaaactcTGGTGAAATTGCAGGACGTCCGGCCGACAACTACACAAAGGAACAAATTAGCTCTTACAG GTCACACATCAGACGAAGCTCTAAAGAAATTACTGCAACAGCAGTCGCCAAAGTCAGGCATGGTGTCCGAAGCGACCCAACCACCTATGTCGCTGAGTACGGAGTATGGGAAGAGCAATGACGCGTTACTGGCAGCGTTGCTCAAAGAACAGGGGTTCGGTCCCACCACGGCAAGTTCTTCTGATGAACAAATCAGACTATCT GCTTTACTGAACCAAGTGGTGGTAACACCGAAGGCCAGACGGACTACGACACCGCCTCCACCACCGCCGCCAAGGAGGCCTATCTTAGATGGGTTAGCGTGGCTCTGGCAGCAGTGGAGGGAAACAGCTCCAGGTCCCACCGCGGCCAGGCCTAATAGAAGACCTAGCCCTTCTGCAAGTCCATCAGTAGCTACATCTGCAGCCACAAGCAATAGGGTCAACTGGTTCGGCTCAGGACCTTTCGTCGGCAATGCTGAGGATAAACCATCACCCAACAGA ATACCCCTGGAGCCCCCTGGCGCGGTGACGTCAGAGCAGACGCCAGGGAGAGGCCAGCTGGTGTCAGCTGCTATCAATGTGACGAGAGCCTTCTCTCAATTCCTAGGAGCCGCCATTCAG GGCGCAGCTCAGACGGTGCAGAGCGTGATCCGAGCGGGGCAGCGCGCGGCGTCGGACGTGTATGTGAATGGCTCGGGTGGATCCGGATAA